Proteins co-encoded in one Metabacillus sp. KUDC1714 genomic window:
- a CDS encoding Wadjet anti-phage system protein JetD domain-containing protein encodes MGTIDIIETRVRGFIGDIQHPKQKKRININDLEHQLRKLLDDYYEMDGYSLFYHAIETLQTEGQLIPILNNQYNGRTPALALYYWVNIKVQEAKWDRLEMMKLSDQFDFSYYERHPQWQTKEEWTRIRNVYTFLQSHQEREIVSVEERCLELFGHEKFLLDSDHFPDGKGFLTRIKISEDKLKMVNYGEPFVFWMKQGKEVSDIQRVLIVENLSFFHTSIKLLQANQLDYEPELIIYGEGTKIEQSFSFFFSMFPPKSYLFYYVGDLDAAGYGILIRLIEKYPDCCIQPALKIYRKMLECMEQMNDQKIGQTQNIKYRDLFIQWFTEEEQALLLQLWQENKRIPQEVLTIESWRRWM; translated from the coding sequence GTGGGTACAATCGATATAATTGAAACAAGGGTAAGAGGTTTTATTGGAGATATTCAACACCCTAAACAAAAAAAGAGAATAAATATAAACGATTTAGAACATCAGTTGCGCAAGCTTTTGGATGATTATTATGAAATGGACGGGTATTCGTTGTTTTATCATGCAATTGAAACATTGCAAACCGAAGGACAACTGATCCCAATTCTAAATAATCAATACAATGGAAGAACACCAGCGCTTGCCTTATATTATTGGGTCAATATTAAAGTTCAGGAAGCTAAATGGGATCGTCTCGAGATGATGAAATTAAGTGATCAGTTTGATTTTTCCTATTATGAACGTCATCCACAGTGGCAAACGAAAGAGGAATGGACTCGAATTCGAAATGTATATACGTTTCTCCAGTCTCATCAGGAACGGGAAATCGTGTCAGTCGAAGAAAGATGCCTAGAGCTCTTTGGTCATGAAAAGTTCTTATTAGACAGTGATCACTTTCCTGACGGAAAAGGGTTTTTAACTAGAATTAAAATATCAGAAGATAAACTTAAAATGGTGAACTATGGGGAGCCTTTTGTATTTTGGATGAAACAAGGGAAAGAAGTAAGTGATATACAACGGGTCCTGATCGTTGAAAATCTATCTTTCTTCCATACTTCTATTAAATTATTGCAAGCAAATCAACTTGATTATGAACCTGAACTGATTATTTATGGTGAAGGAACAAAAATTGAACAGAGCTTTTCCTTTTTCTTCAGTATGTTTCCGCCAAAATCCTATCTTTTCTATTACGTAGGAGATCTTGATGCCGCAGGATATGGTATCCTCATTCGACTTATCGAAAAATACCCGGATTGCTGTATTCAGCCTGCCTTAAAAATTTACCGCAAAATGCTTGAATGTATGGAGCAAATGAATGATCAGAAAATCGGTCAAACACAGAACATCAAATACCGTGATTTATTCATTCAATGGTTTACTGAAGAAGAGCAAGCACTATTACTGCAATTGTGGCAGGAAAATAAGCGAATTCCACAAGAGGTCTTAACAATCGAATCATGGAGGAGATGGATGTGA
- a CDS encoding DUF4275 family protein, producing MEYSMDLVSSLRNKKVKVTEIPKWGRYLRKKWENNFANNLSDKEKKSIYLYDDG from the coding sequence TTGGAATATAGCATGGACTTGGTATCATCGCTTAGAAATAAAAAGGTAAAGGTTACTGAAATTCCAAAATGGGGAAGGTACTTGCGTAAGAAATGGGAGAACAATTTTGCCAACAATCTTAGTGATAAAGAAAAGAAATCTATTTATCTTTATGACGATGGTTAA